In Benincasa hispida cultivar B227 chromosome 8, ASM972705v1, whole genome shotgun sequence, the sequence TTAACTTCATGACCGTTTTCACAGTTCTCAGTTCGAACGTGTAGAAGTGTTGCTGATTTTcaacatcttaagtttcatagttatttatggaaggggttGTTACACCTCTTCTGGTACTAGTTTTAGCTATGTCAAACGATGACCCTCGTTTTGCATCTAGTTTTTTTTAAGAGTCTTCAGTTAGCATTGGGTACTCAGTTGGATTTGGTACAATTTTTCACCCATAGACGTATGGTCAAATAGAACATCTGAACCagatattggaagatatgttgtCCACTTGTGCACtagagttttcagggagttgggactctTACCTGCATTTAATGGAATTCGCATATATTAATAGCTATCAGACTGCCACTGGCACATTGCCATTTGAGGACCTATATGGAAAGAGTTGTAAGTCTCCAGTGTGCCAGGGTGAGGTTGGTGAGAGGAAGTTGCTAGGACCTGAGCTACTGCAgaccacgaatgaggcaatacagaagatcatAGCTCTTATGCAACCAGCTCAGAGCAGACAACAAATCTATGTCGAAGTAAGACAtaaggacctggaatttgagaTTGATGATAAAGTGTTCTTAAGGGTGGCACGTATTATGAGGTTTGACAGGAAAGGGAAGCTGAGTTCGAAGTTCATTGGGCCTTTCGAAGTCTTAGAGCGAATTGGCCCTATAGCTTACTGATTGCCATTACCTCTAGCACtatcttcagttcataatgtcttccacaTTTCTATTTTGAGGAAGGTATGTGACAGATCcatcccatgtagttgactttgaTCCATTgcagttgaatgacaacttgagctacgaggagaagccTGTAGAATTTCTCGCCAGAGAGGTAAAGACGTTGCAACGCAGGGAGATTGCGCTTGTGAAAGTCCTGTGGAAGAATCACCTATTCAAGGAGGCCACTTAGGAGTGAGAGAATGAGATGAAAGCCCAGTACCCAgagctttttcaagaatgaactttcgagggcGAAAGTTCCTTGatgagggaagaatgtaacactcGGAGTGTCTTAACTTTCAAGGATGAAAGTTccttgaggagggaagaatgtagcACCAcgcacatttttttatataataatgtaatttcagtaatgttattattttgtaattcaaTAATTGCTTCGTCGAAGggcatttttaaaattttggatctCAAGTATAAATGCGGGAATTTAAGTTTGAcggaaaattattcaattttgaatttcaatgtgaaagttatg encodes:
- the LOC120084102 gene encoding uncharacterized protein LOC120084102 codes for the protein MELLVAVDVQELLICYQTATGTLPFEDLYGKSCKSPVCQGEVGERKLLGPELLQTTNEAIQKIIALMQPAQSRQQIYVEVRHKDLEFEIDDKVFLRVARIMRYVTDPSHVVDFDPLQLNDNLSYEEKPVEFLAREVKTLQRREIALVKVLWKNHLFKEAT